From one Melospiza melodia melodia isolate bMelMel2 chromosome 4, bMelMel2.pri, whole genome shotgun sequence genomic stretch:
- the NINJ2 gene encoding ninjurin-2 isoform X1 translates to MASDRDSANPHGMNPHLRVNGPMNINHYATKKSVAESMLDVALFMANVTQLKAVLEQGTSFQYYATLIVLISISLFFQVMIGVLLIITARLNLNDIAKQPRLNILNNAATALIFITVILNIFITAFGVQKTGLYPSRNFGPY, encoded by the exons GGCATGAATCCTCACCTGCGGGTCAACGGGCCCATGAACATCAACCACTACGCCACCAAGAAGAGCGTGGCAGAGAGCATGCTGGACGTGGCACTCTTCATGGCCAACGTCACCCAGCTcaaggctgtgctggagcagggcacgTCCTTCCAGTACTACGCCACCCTCATTGTGCTCATCAGCATCTCCCTCTTCTTCCAAGTGATGATTGGGGTTCTCCTGATCATCACGG CTCGTTTGAACCTGAATGATATTGCAAAGCAACCCCGCCTGAACATACTCAACAACGCTGCCACAGCTCTCATCTTCATCACAGTCATCCTCAACATCTTCATCACAGCCTTCGGGGTGCAGAAGACTGGCCTCTACCCTAGCAGGAATTTTGGACCTTATTAA
- the NINJ2 gene encoding ninjurin-2 isoform X2, whose translation MNPHLRVNGPMNINHYATKKSVAESMLDVALFMANVTQLKAVLEQGTSFQYYATLIVLISISLFFQVMIGVLLIITARLNLNDIAKQPRLNILNNAATALIFITVILNIFITAFGVQKTGLYPSRNFGPY comes from the exons ATGAATCCTCACCTGCGGGTCAACGGGCCCATGAACATCAACCACTACGCCACCAAGAAGAGCGTGGCAGAGAGCATGCTGGACGTGGCACTCTTCATGGCCAACGTCACCCAGCTcaaggctgtgctggagcagggcacgTCCTTCCAGTACTACGCCACCCTCATTGTGCTCATCAGCATCTCCCTCTTCTTCCAAGTGATGATTGGGGTTCTCCTGATCATCACGG CTCGTTTGAACCTGAATGATATTGCAAAGCAACCCCGCCTGAACATACTCAACAACGCTGCCACAGCTCTCATCTTCATCACAGTCATCCTCAACATCTTCATCACAGCCTTCGGGGTGCAGAAGACTGGCCTCTACCCTAGCAGGAATTTTGGACCTTATTAA